In a single window of the Phycisphaerae bacterium genome:
- a CDS encoding phosphatase PAP2 family protein: MKQGGPKGGGIDWKTTIGKLVLIAAAVLAIWFLIAQFMDDSMLRYWKFRSKKVHDTAEHVFGFFSYYKEVVALALLVWACLIAGTKSEKWRFIMQLLLAATLVAVPVWLGKIAVPRVRPKWFQGTRWTESFQNVTEKFGEMSLSTIFSPAAYKDQSFISGDAAIAFAISAVFACHFPAHRAIFYVLAVGCAVSRFVFLHHWPSDIFLGAVVGYLVGRAVLVLTGDVRVGT, translated from the coding sequence ATGAAGCAAGGCGGCCCCAAAGGCGGCGGCATCGACTGGAAGACGACGATCGGCAAGCTGGTCCTGATCGCCGCGGCGGTTCTGGCGATCTGGTTCCTGATCGCCCAGTTCATGGATGACTCGATGCTTCGCTACTGGAAGTTTCGGTCGAAGAAGGTGCACGATACCGCCGAGCACGTCTTTGGGTTCTTCAGCTACTATAAGGAAGTGGTAGCGCTGGCGCTGCTGGTCTGGGCGTGTCTGATTGCCGGGACCAAAAGCGAGAAGTGGCGTTTCATCATGCAACTGCTGCTGGCGGCGACGTTGGTGGCGGTGCCGGTGTGGTTGGGCAAGATAGCGGTTCCACGGGTTCGCCCGAAGTGGTTCCAGGGGACGCGTTGGACGGAGAGCTTCCAGAACGTCACGGAGAAGTTCGGTGAGATGAGCCTGAGCACGATCTTCTCGCCGGCGGCGTACAAGGACCAGTCGTTCATTTCGGGCGACGCGGCGATCGCGTTCGCAATTTCAGCGGTGTTCGCGTGTCACTTTCCGGCGCACCGCGCGATCTTCTACGTGCTGGCCGTCGGCTGCGCGGTCAGCCGGTTCGTCTTCCTGCACCACTGGCCCAGCGATATTTTTCTGGGCGCGGTGGTGGGCTACCTGGTCGGTCGGGCGGTGCTGGTGCTGACCGGCGACGTCCGGGTGGGGACATGA